From a region of the Geitlerinema sp. PCC 9228 genome:
- the trpD gene encoding anthranilate phosphoribosyltransferase → MTESTVSPTVNWTTLLQQLLDQQSLTSSQAAELMQGWLNESVPPMLSGAILAALQAKGVSATELAGMAQVLQAQSLQTPNRSYDEPVIDTCGTGGDGASTFNISTAVAFVAAAAGVKVAKHGNRSASSKVGSADVLETLGVHLSANPDRVYEALDAVGITFLFAPGWHPAMKAVAPIRKTLKVRTVFNLLGPLVNPLRPTSQVLGVFDSQLVETLAQALNLLQTRSAIVLHGREGLDEAGLGYITDLAILSQGEVELTTLTPQAFGLLPVGLDALRGGNLQENADILRQVLQGKGTAAQMDVVALNASLALQVGEAVPMGDHIQGITVAKDILSAGTAWSKLEELVNYLK, encoded by the coding sequence ATGACCGAGTCTACCGTATCGCCAACCGTTAACTGGACAACTTTACTACAGCAACTGCTGGACCAACAATCCCTCACCAGCAGCCAAGCCGCCGAACTCATGCAAGGATGGCTAAACGAAAGCGTTCCTCCCATGCTTTCTGGTGCCATCCTAGCCGCATTGCAAGCCAAAGGCGTTTCTGCCACGGAACTAGCAGGAATGGCCCAAGTATTGCAAGCGCAATCTTTACAAACGCCAAACCGTTCTTATGATGAACCTGTCATCGACACCTGCGGCACTGGCGGCGATGGTGCTTCCACCTTCAATATTTCCACCGCCGTTGCCTTTGTAGCGGCAGCCGCTGGCGTCAAAGTTGCCAAACACGGCAATCGTTCCGCCTCCAGCAAAGTGGGTTCGGCGGATGTCTTGGAAACCTTGGGAGTGCATCTGAGTGCCAATCCCGACCGGGTTTACGAAGCCTTGGATGCTGTAGGCATCACCTTTTTATTTGCACCGGGATGGCACCCAGCCATGAAAGCCGTGGCACCCATTCGCAAAACCTTGAAAGTGCGTACGGTCTTTAATTTACTCGGACCTTTGGTCAATCCCCTACGACCCACCAGTCAAGTTTTAGGAGTCTTTGACAGCCAGTTGGTGGAAACCTTGGCACAAGCATTAAATTTGTTACAGACCAGAAGTGCCATTGTTTTACACGGTCGGGAAGGATTGGACGAAGCCGGTTTGGGATACATTACCGATTTGGCCATTTTATCCCAAGGGGAAGTAGAATTAACGACATTGACCCCGCAAGCCTTTGGACTGTTGCCAGTTGGCTTAGATGCTTTGCGGGGTGGCAATTTACAAGAAAACGCCGATATTTTGCGGCAAGTTTTGCAAGGAAAAGGCACCGCCGCACAAATGGATGTGGTGGCGTTAAATGCTTCCCTGGCGTTACAAGTAGGAGAAGCCGTACCCATGGGAGACCATATTCAAGGAATTACTGTGGCTAAGGACATCCTATCTGCTGGTACGGCTTGGTCGAAATTAGAAGAGCTGGTAAACTATCTAAAATGA
- a CDS encoding Piwi domain-containing protein, translating to MFANQDTDTPNNQNIIAEFFPINRDKIPPLYAYKIQVNGSDSYRKVGAQLSYRLRTVFAANNQDAWFWSRGFLISTQQKSQTELNEALNQIWEQHPQDFYHLHAIFPDPTWQPHPQAIADYVNRTLLQDKRKPFNQKIQQILKSYSHTIQNLTVRRNWSTRGWDIWGEPAISISITSELLYSIDFYNFANRQNHIEELIGLWVLVKAQDFKGKIVQIVGQLKEHRERLLALTKNPATKEKIQNAPDEEWLVKIEANRRKYDYLISALQPIVTMNTLKIFNLNAEKVVNDLRLSPEQRYSIVDKIVQVLHKHLYSSQYQDQKKYFTSASEIASSSRLKFGNNQIVAANNGKSLLQSLQKFGVYKKRSDFQSKQIKVFVLDCRPQSNKTNFSQNIKDIFHKIGFDIGFKISKTTIQNFSRVELEKAVRDAQAKNPHLLLCILPDRLGNQEEPYELLKSITINNDLPSQCIYESTLKNQYALGNMVLGILGKTGNIPFVLADPLPFTDFIVGLDVAREKKKDLPGSINTTAIARIYCNDGDLVKYTINDTAIEGETIPDKVLEALFPYHHFAGKHVVIHRDGLFRGNEKAALQQRAVQLGATFYLVEIIKNDAPRLYCQSEKHKSDENPHGIIQPAKGTIFKISETEAFLVSSLPPFQNSTPQPLHLRSDTSLGIDKAIKSVLALTLLHYGSLRPPRLPVSIHYSDKIGYLALRGIRPNNSQGQIPFWL from the coding sequence ATGTTTGCCAACCAAGATACAGATACGCCGAACAATCAAAATATCATTGCCGAATTTTTTCCGATTAACAGAGATAAAATTCCGCCTCTATACGCTTATAAAATCCAAGTCAACGGTAGCGATAGTTACCGCAAAGTTGGCGCTCAGCTCTCCTATCGTTTGAGAACGGTTTTTGCTGCCAACAACCAGGATGCATGGTTTTGGTCGCGAGGTTTTTTAATTTCCACCCAACAAAAAAGTCAAACGGAACTCAACGAAGCTTTGAACCAAATTTGGGAACAACATCCCCAGGATTTTTACCATTTACATGCGATTTTTCCCGATCCTACTTGGCAACCCCATCCCCAAGCGATCGCAGATTACGTCAATCGTACTTTGCTTCAAGATAAAAGAAAACCCTTCAACCAAAAAATCCAACAAATTTTAAAATCCTATAGTCACACGATTCAAAATCTAACCGTAAGACGCAATTGGTCAACGCGCGGTTGGGATATTTGGGGAGAACCTGCAATTTCCATTTCCATTACGTCTGAGTTGCTGTACAGTATAGATTTTTACAACTTTGCGAACAGGCAGAATCATATTGAAGAACTGATTGGCTTGTGGGTTTTGGTAAAAGCTCAAGATTTTAAAGGAAAAATCGTACAAATTGTGGGTCAGCTGAAAGAACATCGAGAACGCTTGCTGGCACTTACCAAAAATCCAGCCACCAAAGAAAAGATTCAAAACGCACCAGATGAAGAATGGTTGGTAAAAATTGAAGCCAATCGCAGAAAATACGACTATCTCATTTCCGCTTTGCAACCCATCGTCACAATGAATACTTTAAAAATATTCAATCTAAACGCCGAGAAAGTTGTGAACGATCTGCGGTTATCTCCCGAACAACGCTACAGTATTGTAGATAAAATTGTGCAGGTTTTGCATAAACACTTGTACAGTTCTCAATACCAAGACCAAAAGAAATATTTTACATCGGCTTCTGAAATTGCCAGTTCTAGCAGGCTCAAATTTGGGAATAATCAAATCGTGGCAGCCAATAATGGCAAATCCCTATTGCAAAGCCTGCAAAAATTTGGCGTTTACAAAAAAAGATCGGATTTTCAAAGCAAACAAATTAAAGTCTTTGTTTTGGATTGCCGTCCGCAGAGTAATAAAACTAATTTCAGTCAAAATATTAAAGATATATTCCACAAAATAGGATTTGATATTGGTTTTAAAATTAGCAAAACCACCATTCAGAATTTTTCCCGAGTAGAACTAGAAAAAGCCGTACGCGATGCACAAGCCAAAAATCCCCATTTATTGCTATGTATTTTACCAGATCGTCTTGGCAATCAGGAAGAACCTTACGAACTATTGAAATCGATTACCATCAACAACGACTTACCCAGCCAGTGTATTTACGAATCGACCCTTAAAAATCAATATGCTTTGGGAAATATGGTATTGGGAATTTTAGGAAAAACGGGAAACATCCCCTTTGTTTTAGCAGACCCCTTGCCATTCACCGATTTTATTGTGGGATTGGATGTAGCGAGGGAAAAGAAAAAAGATTTGCCTGGTTCCATCAATACCACAGCTATTGCCAGAATTTACTGCAATGATGGCGATTTGGTGAAATATACCATCAACGATACGGCCATTGAAGGGGAAACGATTCCCGATAAAGTTTTGGAAGCCTTGTTTCCCTACCATCATTTTGCTGGCAAACACGTCGTTATTCACCGGGATGGGTTATTTCGTGGCAACGAAAAAGCCGCTTTGCAGCAACGAGCCGTACAATTAGGTGCTACTTTTTATTTAGTGGAGATAATTAAAAACGATGCGCCTCGATTGTACTGTCAAAGCGAGAAACACAAAAGCGATGAAAATCCCCATGGCATCATTCAGCCTGCCAAAGGAACTATTTTTAAAATTAGCGAGACGGAAGCATTTTTGGTTTCGTCGCTGCCGCCTTTTCAAAATTCCACGCCGCAACCTTTGCATCTTCGTAGCGATACATCATTAGGAATTGACAAGGCGATAAAATCGGTATTGGCACTAACGCTTTTGCACTACGGTTCCCTCAGACCGCCAAGATTGCCGGTTTCTATCCATTACAGCGATAAAATTGGCTATTTAGCCTTGAGAGGTATAAGACCCAACAATTCCCAAGGTCAGATTCCCTTTTGGTTGTGA